The sequence taggattagtactccttcctatatctcctatatatatctcccatgtattcccttattaggttaatacttcaatacaatcaatattccttcaagttcaaataaaatttgagcGAGTAGAGTCGTGATTCAAGTAAATTTGAGCGAGTAAAGTCGTGATTCAAGTATTGACATAGTCCAATTTGACTTATCCAAATTTAATCTAACACGTTTATTTTACGataacacaaaaaatattgaatgaagTTAATAGACAAATATTCAAATGAAGCTAATAGATTTACATAGATATGTATCCAATAAACttagatatataatttttgaattgcatttatattcaattttacaAGAAAGACTAACAAAAGTATTGTacaatattattcattattgcTCATTGATTTGgcccttatttttttttatcatcatcGGCACCACTAAGATCATTGTATCATCCGGCTTATTGATCATTGTTTTCTCCAGCTGGTTGATCAGGTATCATAAGcatgtaacaaaaaaatatgcattACTGATATTCAAAAGTTGGATTCATATAATATGCATTTGAAAACCGCAGTATGACGCCAACAATAACGTCATTGAATACATTGGTGgtgtttttctttaaaaaaatgggaaagcacaaaaaagattgaaaatgtATTGAAATGGCTTTCAATAGCTTTCCAATAATTTTATCAAGTATAAAGAGATTCCAACTAgccaacataaaataataataatctgcataatttaaaatttgaaaaattctaaaataactcaacaactaaaaatagcctaattaaaatacaaattttaaatttatcttttaaacTAGACAACTTATTTTGGTACAAATTACCATAACTAAAAACAaactttaacactcttttgCTTTAGTTGTTCCTCTTCAATTTTTGCTTTGTAGTTGATActggattattttttttgtttcttcttttgattttgTGTCTCACCTTTCGTAACATtatcttatataaaattttatttgaaaatagttttgtAAGAACTTTGTATGATTTGCAGAGAGAGGTTGTAAAGATTTTTCTTCCATCACAATATCATATACATAGGTTtcaataatatgattttattctCACATACTAGATTTGGtagttttgtttgtgaaaattTGTGGATTTTCAAAAAGAGAATATTGCTTGTCAttatttttggttaaaaattggTTTAGAAAAGCTTGTGGATTAAAATGGATAACCCTGACGgattaaaatagataaaaatggatAACCCTGACGGATTAAAATAGATAGCAGATCTATTTCACAGATTTCATCCACAAAACTATTTTAATGGAGCTATTGATATCaattttggtatttttataaaaattgaaaagcaCGATAAGATAATAAGATTGAAAATGTCTCTCATTAAAATGATCTTCaataaaggttttaaataatcaacataaaacatttgcattgtcaaaatatataagtctttaaaaaataaaattttgaaaacaagaaaaatcatttttttaaaaaaactacatACTATTATCATTTGCATcctcaaaatatataaaactatttaaaaaataaaattatgaaaataagaaaattcattttttaaaaagagaagCTATCAATATTTCACTTTCTACTGCTTCCCATCGTTGTATCGAAAAATTGCTAATATGCCTTATCATATTTTAGCTTTCCAACAACATCTCTTTGtagaatttatttatattgggAAAGgctattttaaattaataaaatattagttaTTTGTTGTAATACAATACATTCATTTTTTGTCAAAAACATCATTGACATATATGTAGATTTAAGcgatttatttcaaaattttaaagtaataGACAAAGTCTAGAGTCAAGAACTAGAAAAAGTTAACTACACTACTAATGACATGACCTGATGACCATAcgatgaaattattattttttaaaattgttaattgtaatttttatcgcgtaaaatattttttagcgATAACAAGAATTCCTTTGGTAAAGACTAAAATTAATCGTAACTTTCGGTAACCAAATTTGTTGTAttaatcaacaaataaaaacattgaaaggCACCATAGTGCAAAATACGCATAATATGTAATCACATTGCAACTTctgatataaaaattaaaacttaaaattttggatGTGCATTTATATGTcattatacaagaaaaataagaaaaaaaattatttaaaaaagacaTGAAAATAGTATTTAATGTATTCGTATTcacttactatttttttaatgatttaaaatttcaaaaataagaacatgaaaagaaaatataatgtatTGGTGGTGTCATCCTATaaggaaataattaaattctttattaattaaaaatatcaaataatgaAGGGTTCAAAATAAATTGTAACTTTTTGATAAATGATGGTGATTTTCTTGTGATATAATttggaattaaataaaaatgtgactaatgatgtttttttttaatcaataattgTAGTTACAAATTATCAAACGTGTAATAATACACTTATAAACGATAAAATTCGATCCACATTAATTTGTGTTGGAGTTTCGAGTCTTTTATAATCGTgtagataatatatataaaaactttagtatcataaataaaaaaatgtctaCTCTTTCGGATTCAGTTGGGGTTATTCAATAGGAAATTTTCGCATATAGTcactcaaaaataatttaatcatgTTCTTATGATTTGTTAATTACAATTCGTAACTATATGTTATAGGAAGGAGAGCGGCGAGTGAGAtcgggagagggaggagagagcaAGTGAAAAAAGACAGAGAGTGGAGACtgattaattgtatatatatattggttagataattgtatattggCTCAagtattggttagataattgtatattggCTCAAGTCATATGCAGCctcttaaagttgtccgcataattcatttaaatacATCATGACCTTATTTAGAGATAATACCTATTAATCGAACACCTAAAATACTTAAATTGTGTAACTGTTACGCACACAATACTGATATGGCAAAAAATGTGGTCTTCACCTTGCATGACCAACAAATGATATTTTCCATGCCACTCCACCCCTCCCCTCCgactctctctttctctcatcctctccaaaaaaaattctgtttcttcttttttcagaTTTCTAATATTTTGGTGAAGCTTTATTTATTCTGATGAAAGTAAACTGAATTAATTTTTTCCGacaaaaatttaattgtttCTTGTAACTGTAATAATGTTTATTAATCGAAAGAAGATAAAGGTAATGGGTAGGAGGTGTCGCCAATACTCGATGAAAGAGTGGAGGATGATTATTTGCATGTCAATGCCGACGGGAAGGGAAAccagttgaagaagaagacggCAGGGAAGGGGAGTtgattaaaaaaactatttttattttctttaaaatactttttagattatttaaatagaactttttaaaattaaatttaactgTCACCTGTCATTGTTTCATTAGTACACCTGCTATGTATTTGCGTTTCAGCTACACATAATTTTGCTTTTCAACTTATTATCATTTTGTGtccaataaatataaatttcacaAGGTTAAACTGTTCAATAGGTACTAGGCCTAGTTAAAGTGTTTGAATGAATTATGCGGATAACTTTAGACGGCCGCAGATGACTTACTATTATGCATATgtattaattattgtatttgtatatctacATACAATTTGAATTCATATATAATCGAATTgaattaaaacatttgtatttgtaaatCCAATCTCTCacttgctttatacaaacagaaattaTACATTATAGTTGTATAATCTGTGTTTCTATAAAGTGAtaaagagaaagacaaaagagaactGGGCAgagaaaaatttatatttgtattttgtatatcccgtctctctcgttttatacaagaACAAATGTATTATaaaatgagagagagagattgaCAGAAGAGAAGCGAGAGAGAGACTGGGCTGAGAGAGAAGAGAGATAGGGAGAAATGATTGAAAAAGAGGAGAATGGCAAGCGAGATTTCGAAGAAaggggagagaggcgagagagaatGTAATTATAGCTGTAATTATAGCGAGAAATTCTAAATTGTTATTAATATAAACTATAATcatattaactaattaactagtatatattTACTTAACCGGgtatttttcccttattcaaaTGAATGAACAAATTGAGTAAATTTTTCATCTCTTATTGATTAGTATCCAAAGTCTATAAAGAACAACTACTTCAAACCCTCTCAAGTTCTTTATCTAAAGGACCAGTTCCTACTCAGTGTTGCCATTTTTAGTTGAAGCAATCTGCTCAAGTTAGTTATCTTAGAATTGTTTGGTGTGAAGGACAATACTAAATAGTCCTGAAATTAAATTACAGTACCACTTGGTGTGAAGGACAATACTAAATAGTCCTGAAATTAAATTACAGTATCACTTAAGTTGTTGTTTGATTGACAAGTtcgaaataatttattttgaaattaataattagtaCCGAAATAAGTTATCCCTCCCCTCAAGTGATATAGTAATCCCCgtataaaataagtaaatgacaaaaatattttttttcaaccttTTGTTACATCACTTTTTACATTTATGAAGGGCACTTttgtaaacaaataaatttttcttaaaatctaTATTTGATTACAACAAACCAAAcacttaataaaatataattcaatcataacttaCTACATCATAACTAATCTCATCACAATTCATCCCATCataattaatctcatcataactTGAATTcataccaaacgaccccttacaGTTTCATTACTTGAGTTTGAAGGTCTATCATAAGTAATCTAGCTCTACCTTCACAAAGTAGGTAAGACTGCATAAACACTTCCCTCCTCAAACCCTACTTCTAACAATGATGTTATTGCTCCTCAAATCGACTAAAGCCAAGTGTCAATTACATCTCACCCAGCTTTGGGGCATGATGATAGTCTATCATGCTCTAGTTCTTTAATTGCCAGACCAATGGACAGTGAGTATCCTGAACATAAAAAGGCACACGaccctattttttttgttacccACCTGGTGTTCGGAGCTCGCATCCAGTTGTGAGCTACAGGGCCCTTCGGGGGTTGCACTATTTACAAGATATTTCCATAGTATTCTCCATACCCAGGACTCAAACCGAAGACCTCTGGTTAGTAATGCAAATACAATAAAACTGCGCTACAGGGCCCTTCGGGGGTTGCACTCCCTACAAGATATTCTCCATACCCAGGGCTCGAACCTAATACCTCTGGTTAGTAATGCAAATGCAATAAAACTTATCTAGATggataagaaaataatttccaTAAAGGCCTATGAAAAAATTTTGTTAATTCAATAGAACTTACAAGTTCAACACTAATTTTCAACATGCATACTCAGATTTGGCAATGTCACTCGTTCCAAGAAAAAGAATTTACAAAATGCTACCTCCTTTCAGTCCTCCCTCGATTAGAGGAGAAAGTAGTGTTTGACGATGTTTCTTCCTCCCTGAAAGGTCGAGTTGATGCATCTGCTATACTAGGTAACCTTGAAACACTACCCTTCCCTTTTCTGGCATTTGGCCCGATCTCCTCTATCATATACTTCCAACCGTCTATAGGCCTCCTCCGACTAAATATATGGGTTTTAATAAAACTGGCAATCTGCATAATCAACATTTATGCAGCATTAGAAACAAGAGCATCAAACTGTTTCACTATCCAATGTCAAAAATCAGACTAATATTCTTCTTTAACTAATTTGATATTATCCATTAGCGAACAGAATCATAATTTACAGGGGAATAGTAGTACATGTTTAAATGAACACATTAAAAGATACaatttttctttagaaaattGTCAAGTATAGTCAAATGATTTATTCTTTTTACAGCTGTAGTGCTAGCTTGCAAGCTCCTCCACTAATTCCAGGGGCACCACCTGCTACCTCCTGCCATTAAAATTTACATGTACATGTACCAGATAACTCTCTCTACCAAGGCTTGGACGAATGAGAAGAAAGCACCCAGAATTTTGTCTCAGCTAGGATTTGAACGTGAGACCTCATGGTTCTCAATCCACTTCCTTGACCACCACCCCTTTGGGTGATAGGCAGAAGACAATTCAAAATGAGGTCTATCAAACATAAGAGAAACACGTAGCTATATCCTGTCTATAAATAACTCACAAGTAACTATTCAAGTACCATAAAATCCGTAATTGTGCAACTGACAAGAATGTGATGGAACTGGCTTAGAGGACAAGAAATTATAGAATGAAGTATCTCTTCAAGCTTGTATTGAGaatgaaacaacaacaacaatatacccAGTGAAATCTCACAAGTGGGAGAATAGAATGTAGGCAGACCTACCACTACCCAGTGGGAAGAGTGAAGATTCATGAAAGAAGGTGTCAAGCCATCATGCTACTAACTAAGTTATCCACCAACCACCGATTTTGTTGATCAATAACATACTAGGATGACAAGGCAATGTAAACATACTCGGTGAATGACGTAAAGCTAGGATCGAAAATAGAGCATAGACTAGCTATCAGAAATGACTAGCTCCGAAGAGAATGATTACCACCAAAGATGTGAACCTCCAAGAAGATGAATAGGAAGGGAGTTCAGAGGGCTATATTTGGTCAAAAAGATTTGTTGAGGGCACTTACCTTTTCACTAGAAATGGAGGGAGAGTAGAACAAAAGTTTTTCCCCCTAAATGTACACTGCTCAGAGGATATACCACATTAGGGACATCCTTACAAGAGGGAAGTAGTAGTTAAAAGGAAAATAGACCGAGGAATGTGGTAGTGCAACTTACGTAAACCTCTATGCAGAGAGATCCATTGAGATACGACAATGTAAAGGTATCCCAATGCCTTCACAAGAAAGCTTGAGTGACTAGAAAAGCCAATCTCAGAGGAATATTCAGTATTGGCTCTACAATGTAAGAGGAAGAGGCTCCAAAGATCAGACAGTTTTCACTTTGCCTACATCAAAGGCTGCTGGGAAATTATTAGGCAGAACATTCTGGTAGTCCTCCAACGTTTTATAACAGAGAAGATTTTAATAGAACAATAATTTATGCCTTGCCTCGAGAACTAATGGAGCACCTAGAAGAGGAGATGGTAAGCTTATTATCTtgctcgttttattaattctttttcatttcataaACTGTTGTGGAAGACTGAAAGTGacttataaaaaaacaaatattatgaaGTGATGGATAATGACTGAAATTTTATCACTTCTTCAGGTTCAATGTCTTCATCAAAGACAAGTCCTGGATGCTCAACAGAAAAATACACTTCTAGTTCAACTCTTGTAATCTTTGGACGAGTTAGCTGTTTTATGTTAATAAGTAGCACATCTTGCACCACTTGATCTGTGTAGTTAAAGGATTTTGATACCTTTCTTATCAAGGGTAAGAGataaaagggaaagaaaaaaaggaggaTCTAGGCAAACTAGTATGCTTGTGGGAAAAAGACATATATCTAACCAAGGATTACTGATTCAGCAGATCTAACAAGAAGTTAATCTAGAAACCAAGTTTAACAACTACaccaacaacatacccagtggaatcccacaagtgaggtttagagagggtagagtgtacacaCACCTACCACTACCTCAtggaggtagagaggctgtttccGAAAGACACCCGGCTTGAGTGAAGTAAATCCAAGTACAAAGAAGACGGAAATGATCCGAAAACTAAGCTTGAATATACAAAATCGGGCTAATCTCCACAAACCTGGAACTTGTTGAATGCAATTCGGCGTTCAAATTCTTGGACTAAGATATCTTCTTCTCTTTGTGACATCTCCCATATATTCCCATCTTGTGTTTTTGAAGTCGTTTCCCAACCATCAGGTTTGTTTTTGAACTCAGAAGTTGTGTTTGAATTGCTTGAATCATCATTAGGTGAATCAAAAATCCTGAATATACAGAGTGTAGTGAAATCAGCAAGATATTGCAGGTGGCCATGGTATAAATCTTAACCTCACAAGTTATTTATCATTAAACTCAATGTTGTTAACCCaacccccacccccaaaaaaaaaaagaagtagagGGCCAATACGACAGACGAAAACAGCAAAAATCAACCAACAGCATAGTATAAAAATCAGTATTTTTTGACAAATTGGTAAAATTACATACCATCTTGCTTGACCATATATTCAAAATCATCATGATATTAGATCAAATAGTAGATCTAACATTGACCAAGCATTCAAAAAGAATAGCCAGAAATGAAAAGAGAATAACATAAATTGGCACACTTTAATACCATGCTACTCATCTAAACTATCAAATTAAGTCTATAGCTGCAAGTCTATTACTTATGATTTGCTTTCATCATCAGTCTCTTTCAAGGCAATCTTTTAGTATAGGTAGTTGAAAAACTTCTCTCTCGCCAAAATAAAGATGTATTTTCACTAATAGGATGTGTCGGGATTCTTATATACGAAAAAGGTCCAGTAAATTCCTTAGCATTAGGTTTAACCAAATGGCTCATACAGTATATGAATACTAAAGGTCTCAAAAAATCTCCACATAATAGACTTCAATTTATCCAAGTCACTAACTCTAAATTCTAAATCCACCTCTAGAAGAACTATTAAGACTCACAATCACATGCAAAATAGTTAAAGATCTAATtaagaatcaattcaaatccACATCAAATAAACACATTCAACTATATTAATCGATGATCAACTATGCCGCAATACAAACTATACATGGTCGGTTAGATGAATCAGTACATCCATAAGCACAGTCGGTCACCATAAAACTATGCATCAAACCTACTTATCCTAccgagaaaagaaaaaaagaacctACTTATcccaaaaaagaaagataaaagaCTATGCCTCATTTCCCAAACTACTTGGGTTCGACTATGAGTTTTCTATATCCATAAGCACAGATTTATGAATCAACAATCAACCACGCCACAACCCTATCATAAATGCATTAAATTATATTGATCAATGATCAACTACAACCCAATCTCAAACTACTTGTAAATCTTCTATATTATAGCACAGACAATTATATCAATTAACGAGCAACTATATCTCAAGCTCAAACTAGTCGGAGTTCACTGCATGAATCTTATATATCCCCATATGCACAAACAATTATATCAATCAATGACCTATTACGCCTCAATTTCAAACTAATTGTGGTCTATGTATCCTCTATTTCCATAAGCATAGTCCACtacaatatatattcataaattttcaacccaaaaccaaaaaaaaaatcaaataaatagcATTAAAAGGTGCGACTTTGATCATACTCTGAGCAGCTATCGAGAAGTTTTTCAATATCATCACCATTGCCACTACCACCAATAGAATCCCCAAGCTTAGCCTCTTCCATCTTCTCAATCTCCTTCAACCACAAACCCGCATGAACTCTCTGCTTCTTCAACCTATAATCCTTCTTTATATTCTCCAAACTATAAAGCGAACTTCCATTTTCGTTCATAACTATTCCCTCACTGCCATTTTTCTGCTTCCCCTTTCTTAAGTGCCAATTCTCATTCATATCCTCCACAAAGGCTTTAGTTTCCGCATCAACTTCCGAAACTCTAGGCTCAATTTGGGTAATTTCAGTAGTGTTGCTGGTGTCGTCAGGAAGTGCAAAATTTACGTCGGCTTCCCATGGAGGTCGATTCTTTCCAGAAAGGTCGTCGGGAAGCCACGCAGCTTCCCAGGCGTCGTTCCATTCGTCGTTGCCACTTTTGGTCGACAACCGCCGGCGGACGGCGGCGAAGAAGGTGGGGTTTATGAAGGGTTCTTTGAGAAAGGCTGATGAGAGTTTGCGGATCGGGTTCATTTGAAAATGGTCTGGAATTGAAAAGGGGCTGGAGGAGAAGAaggaatttttatatttaaaagggaaaaataatattaataaattaatattatgtttGGTGAGTTATTGGCTAATATCATTCAACAATTATGACTGAAATTTAATGTATATCCTCGTATTATCAATGTGAAAAGAAATTATTAGTATGctagcaaaaaaataataagatctATCCTTTAATCTATTTTGTTAAAAAACTgatataactaataaaaaaaatgatcatgTCTTGGCCACGATAAGAAGATCaaagtttcataaaaagaataaaaatatgaatagaaAATGAATCTTTTCATTctcagaatttaaattttatgtgttgttaGTTTATACGTTTTTTTCATCAACAAGTAAATTGGCTTGCAACAATacataagttttgaaatatttataccGTGTATGGTTAGAAagattatgtaaaaatatatcattttaaaaatattatgttcaacaatttaattattttctttaataaaatatttagggaTTATGTACTATATACAATGCAATTTGCATTTTATATCATGTAtagaaatgataaaaatttaGTGAAATCATGTAGGCGTTTggttatgaaaataaaaaacacaattactttattttaaaattttgacgTTGGAGTAGTATTTGGccatatttttacaaaaaatatttagaatttgaatatatatattttttaatatgcttTAAACCCtcaatttctaaaaattaaaaaaaatcacttaacttGACTAGCTTAACCATGTGTATATTCATTAGActtgatacattttttattgGTGGCTTgagtttctttaaaaaaaaatagatag comes from Solanum pennellii chromosome 1, SPENNV200 and encodes:
- the LOC107010126 gene encoding uncharacterized protein LOC107010126; the protein is MNPIRKLSSAFLKEPFINPTFFAAVRRRLSTKSGNDEWNDAWEAAWLPDDLSGKNRPPWEADVNFALPDDTSNTTEITQIEPRVSEVDAETKAFVEDMNENWHLRKGKQKNGSEGIVMNENGSSLYSLENIKKDYRLKKQRVHAGLWLKEIEKMEEAKLGDSIGGSGNGDDIEKLLDSCSEIFDSPNDDSSNSNTTSEFKNKPDGWETTSKTQDGNIWEMSQREEDILVQEFERRIAFNKFQIASFIKTHIFSRRRPIDGWKYMIEEIGPNARKGKGSVSRLPSIADASTRPFREEETSSNTTFSSNRGRTERR